The genomic window TAGCAGCAACAGTTGGAAGgtatgcagctgcagctgcagcccaAGTAGCACAAGCGATCACAGCTTGCATTTGGCAATTGGTACTGACATCATATTGCATTATAACTATGTGGCAGAGCATATTGTGGGACAACGATGTGAAGAGCACGAAACATACCTTGAAAGAAATGATAATGCACTATTCTTGCCTTGAACTTCCTGAGGGGAAAGGTGTTATAAAGTGTGATACATCAGAAGATGTAGCGTAAGTTCATACAACTTTAATTGTTTTCTTTTGCACATGACATGTTCACTAAGCTGTATGTTTTTGCATTATCCACTGATTGTTGTGTCCACCTGTGTTACTAGTTTACTTGGAGGTTTGCAACATGTTACTAGTTTACTCATGGACAATGTTATCCACTGATTGTTGTGTCCACCTGTGTTACTAAAATTTGTGCTATGGTAAATACCATATCACCTTACTTTCACGATAGGTCCAGGATGCTAGCTATCCGTCCATGTCATGTTTCTGATACTCCAGTCCCCTCCCCCAATCCACCCACTCTTTGAAAATAGTGGATTCATATCACCTTGGTCTGTTGATTTTTGAAATCCACATTGAAAAGCCTGCCGTTGCTGTCCACATGTCCTTATGAAAATTCAGCAGATCTTATTTTCTTAACTATACATCACTTATTCTGCAACATGTACTGTCCACATATCCTTCCTTGTCAGTTCATCTTAATGACCAATTTCTTCTAATCTTTCAGGAGACTATATGGGGAGGAGGACTACTATAATTTTGTTGTTTCAAATAGGAAATGAATACAATTTGGTGCTGTGAGCTCTCATGTGTATCAGGTATCTATTTTCAAATACAGTGAAAAAGGAAATAATATTCTGTGAAATTGATGAAAGTTATAGTGTTTCATGCCGTGCGCATGTGGTACTTGTTCCTGCAAATAACAATTATTTGCAAAATAAGTATGTTTGCTGACAAGGATTTCAAAACTAAAACTGGTTCCAGGTCCTTGGCCAGGTAGCCACTCCTAATAGGGGCTTGCATGCTGGTAGTTCTGTAAATTAGCGATTAGACTTTGTAAATGTCTGATACTGATCAAGAAGTCAAGAACTGGCTAAACTAAATGGTATTTTCCCCCGACCCAGCAAAATTGGTGAAACCTGCCTGAAACTTGAAGAACGATGTTGTTCACTTGCATGATTAAATTGCAAATCAGAGGCACCCACAATGTAAATTCAAAAGTTTTTTTCATTATAAAAGTTGCAATAATTCAGTGATTGGTAATGGAGCAGCACTCTCAACTTCATGATTGGATGAACCTGTATGTCTGCCTAACAATCTTAGTCTGATagtttctctctccctctctaaaAATGTACTACCAAGAACCTGTATATCTGCCTAATCAATCTGAGTATCTCAGAAAAAAATATTACCAAGAGAAACATATTGTAATGTAATGGCTGAGCTCAATGTGGCAACTCCCAATATTCCCATCATTACTTGTCACAAGTTGTACTTGCAGTCTGTCTTGAAAATGCATAGCAGTTTTCAGTTCTTGGGGTCTGTTAAATTATTAATGGTCTTTTTAGTTTTTATTTGCCATCTTTCTAAGCTAACCgatttttttttactttattttattttatttttgcagCTTCTGCTTGGATTCCTATCTCATTTTTTATTAATGGATTAGGAGGAATCTGCCCTGCCACCAAGGAAAACGAGATTTGCCATTTTGGCTCTGTCTGGACTTAGGTCCACTAGTCCAGTAAGGGTTTTCAAATTGAAAAAAAAGACACTGGAGCTGCTGATCTTTCCCTTCTACTGGTAATAGATAGGTCCATACCTGGAATTAATCAAacaccattttttttttttgaaactgatACTAATCTAGACCATGGAAACAGCTATTCACATGTCTGAACCTTgatggcttctgctgggtttcaactctagcctaccccaacttgtttgagacttaaatgctttgttgttgttattgttgtattGTTGGTGGTGATACTATGGTGCTTTTGGGGGAATTCAAATAGACTTTGATATGTTGACACTACTGTTATGGCCCTGTGGTCTAATAACAAATATTAAAGTTTTCATGATATGACTTTGACTGGCATTTAGCCTGGCACTTAATATTTGCAACTCACCTCTTGCAGTATGTTAATGTCTTTATGCTTTTTCTCGACGCATTGctacgtatcattgtattaagaacaGTCCCATACAAAGCTGCTAGGGGCAAGGAGGAAGAAAAACACATAACTAGGTTAACACGCTTCACAGGAAGTAAGTGAAAAAACGACCACGACCAGGGAAGCCAAACCAATATCTATTTGTGCTTGGAGGTATCATATTATAGATCAACCTTGCaatgaattgtttttttttttctgtttatcTAGGCTTAACTAACTTTGGAGGGAAAGTGCTTTGGCGCCTCCACTCCCCTAAACAATTGTGCTCTGACACTTGTTGCTGCATGGTTGCTCATAATGTAAAATTAATTCGATGCAGTTGATCTCATAGCACatcttttgttttggtggagcTCGAATCTACTTCACACATGCTCTGTATCTGGATGGGCAAAGGCGCAAAGCCTGCATCAGCCATGACATCAAAGACATGCGTGATGGCACCAAAGACCTCCATCAGCCATGACTTCAAAGCCTGAATCACCTCTTACTAATATGCATGCATGGTATTTCTGCCATCTtcgtttttttttatataataaagACGCCATCTTCGAGTTACCCAAGATGCAAAAATGTCGTGCAAATCGAAGGCACCGAAGAACAGTCGAGACCTAACTTTGTTGACAAGCCAAACCTAGCCTTCATTCTCTTGGATCGAAATCGCTACAGATGAGAAAAACCGTGTCTTAACCGTCACTATGCCAGAAAATGCGGGCCAAATAATTTTTTGATACCTTTGGAAATTTGGAACGCGTACTGGGCCTTGTTTAGgtcacctccaaattctaagtttttttactttctctccatcacatcaatttttggacgcatgcatagagcattaaatataggtaaaaaaaataactaattgcacagtttggttgtaaatcatgagacgaatcttttgtgCCTAGTTAgttcatgatcggacaaagtttgtcaaatacaaacgaaacgtgctacagtgtccagattgcaaaaatttgcaatctaaacaaggccctagtaagTTCTTAAGTCTGCCTTCAACTTCGAGGCTTAAGCGAGCTAAATTTGGAGGATGAACTCTGCACGCTCCGTTGAGACCTCATGCAAGTTCAGTCGGTCACTCAGTCATGTGCAGTGGCTTGGGATTTGGGATATGAAACCTCAATCTCCAGGTGTGATTAGTAATTTGTAATCTGAACATGAAGCTAACCCGAGCATATATcttcagaaatgctatacaacacacatatGTTTTAGCGAAAAAAAAACATATGGATTTTTTAAACTCTCTTTCCCTCCCTTCTGCTAGCACTCCGTGCTGCCGCCGCACGCGTTCTCTGATGCACGGACGCGTTCGTTCTCTGACGCATGCGTTCTCTGACCACGTAGTTTGTTCGTTCGTTCTCTGACGCACGCGTTCGTTCGTTCTCTGATGCACGCGTGCTCGTGAGCCGGCTCTAGTaggcctctcctcctcctctgctgtGATTTGtcattccatagaaaaaaaatattttttttatctgtGGATCTGTGATTTTATGATTTTTGATTGTCTGGAGATAGAAGAAAGCTAGAGGTTGGAGGTAGAAGGAGGAtgaaggctgttggatcttaattctatggtgcaaaaaaatccatgtgttaaaactgcataaaacacatagTTGTTGGGTAGACAGACTTTACATTCAAGTCATCCACACTACATTCAAGCGCACTGCTCACTGCTGCCGTGCTGCGCTACACGCACCAGGTACAGAACAGGATTGAACTCCAGTTAGACACTGGGTACGATAACTAAACTGACTCGACGATCAACACTTCATCTCCCTCCGGACAGGTCAGATATGGTGCTGGTCCCCGTCGACGTCATCGGGAACGACATGATGTAGGGGTCGAAGCCCTGGTCCTGCATGAGCGACAGCATGTTGAGACCCTGGTAcgtcggcgacagctccggcagcGGCGCGTCGCCGTCGAGGTACTGGACGATCTGACGCATGCCCGGGCGCGCGCCGGGGAGCGGGTGCGAACACAGCAAGCCGAGCCTCAGCACAAGGCTCGCCTCGCGCTCGTCGAAGTCGCCCTGCAGGCGCGGGTCCACGGTGTCCGTGACGGAGCCGGCGCGCCAGCGGTCCAGCACCCAGTCCACCAGCACCAGGCGGTTGTCGCGCGCGTCCTGCACCACGGGCTTCCGCCCGCACGCCACCTCCAGCATGAAGGCGCCGAACGCGAACACGTCCGACGCCTTGGAGGCCCTGCCCGTGTGCCCGAGCTCCGGCGCCATGTACCCCATGGTGCCCACCACGTGCGTGGTGTGCGGGTCAGTGCCGTGGTCGTACAGCCGCGCCAGCCCGAAGTCACCCAGCCGCGCGTTCATCTCCCTGTCGAGCAGCACGTTGCTGGCCTTGATGTCCCGGTGCACCACCACCTGCTCCCAGTCCTCGTGGAGGTACAGCAGGCCGGACGCGACGCCCTTGAGGATGCGGAACCTCTGCCCCCAGCCAAGCGCGATCTTGCTCTGGTCGTAGAGGTACTTGTCGAGGCTGCCGTTGGGCATGTAGTCGTAGACCAGCAGCAGCTCGCCCTTGCGCCGGCAGTAGCCGAGCAGCTGCACGAGGTTGCGGTGCCGGAGGCGGCCGATGCTGACGACCTCGGCCACGAACTCCCGCATCCCCTGCCTCGACCCGTGCGCCACCTTCTTCACCGCGACCTCCATCTTGGACGCCAGCACGCCCCGGTACACCCTGCCGAAGCCGCCGATGCCCAGCAGCCGCCTGTCGCTGAACCCGTCGGTGGCGTGGAAGAGATCCTTGTAGGAGAACCTGTGCGGCCCGAACGAGGCCTCCCACTCCTCCTTGACCTCCGCGTACATGCGCCGCCTCCGCAGGAACGCGAAGACGGCGGCGGCCACCGCGAAGACGAGCACCGCGGACGCTATCGGCAGCACGATCTCCAGCGTCTTGGACCTCGGCTTCGGGAACGTGACCGGCAGGGTGGGCAGGGCGGAGACGTTCATCGCCGGGGCGGCGCCGTTCATCTTGAAGCTCCAGCCCAGCACGTAGTGCCGGCAGAAGAGGATGCCAGTGGCCGACGAGAAGCCGACGTAGGCGGTGTCGTCGATGACGGAGGAGAGGTTGACGGTGGTGGAGAGCAGGGGCTTCTTGGGCCGGGCAGCCGCCTCCAGGGGCGCCATGGTGACATTGACCTGCATGGTCTGGCCGTCGAAGTCCACCCACACCTGCATCGCCTTTCGGCTCACCAGGCTCATGTTCCTGAACGCGCCGGTGGCGTCGTCGTAGTAGCCGGCGTTGTCGGCGTCGACGGAGTTGAGCCCGTTCACGTCGACCCCGACGTGGTTGCCGCTCATGTCGTTGAACTCGGAGTTGAGGATGGTGTCGAACTCGACGGCGAACAGGTGGTTGGTGGCGTTGCCGTTGGTGGCGGAGCTGACGAGCCCCATGAACTGGCCCGGCAGCGCGGAGGTGAAGTTGCTGCTCTTGGCGACCACGAACGCCATGCCGTGGCTGCTGAGGTCCTCGTACGCGCCGATGATGCCGATGACGAAGGCCGTGGAGAAGGACTGCATCGCCGTGGCGGTGCCGTTGGGCGCGCGGCGGAACCGCAGCGGCGCCGGGTAGAAGGCGTGGCCCTTGAGCTGGCTGGTGCCGTTGGTGAGCATGAGCAGCCCGTCCGGCGTGACCGTCGCCATCCCGTCGAAGCTGAGGTTCGCGCCCTTGAAGCCGTCGAAGACGAACTGCTCGTCGGCGGCCGACGCCGCAGGCAGGAGCAGGAGcccgccgaggccgaggaagagAAGCAAGGCGAGGTGCGGCAGCATTGCTGCTAGTGCTGAGCCTCCCTCGAACGGTTGGGGAGTGGCGACTGTGGCGAATGATTTGGCCTCTGTGGCGTCGTCAGGGGGCTCCCGGTGTTTAACGCGGCCGGCCGTATGCGTCTTCACCTTTTGGGTTCCTTTTTTGGCAGTGTGAAGCTGATCAGATTACGTAAATCTGGCGTACGCGCGACGCCGGATGGTGAGCGGAGTAGCGTCCGTAAATCTCATCTGGAGCCGTCGCGGTCTGAATTACCCTGCGAAATCATACCACGATTGGAACAGGTGTGGGTCGGGTCGGTGTGCACGCGGGTGCCTGCCCCCTGCCCTGGTGCGGATGCTTGTGCCCTTGTCCCTCGGTCCCCGACTCCCCGCTCCCAGCCGCTGGTCCGATCCACAGGTCAAGGGGTCAGCCGCCGGCCTCTTGTTTTCGCGTTCCCACGGATTGAAGTCGCCGATTACTCGTCCTATCTGCCGCACACCTGTCGCCGCGCAGGCCCCGCCCGCAGGCCACAGGCTTCCGTAGTGGTGGCTGGCTTCCCGTACCGCGTGGTCACAAGAAGCTTCCCCTGCAGCCCCTTGCCATTTTTTGCGTTTTGTTTTGGTCTGCGTTGCATCCCGTGGGGGCGGGGCTCGTCGTTTGTCTGCTTCCAGTGGCCTCATTTTCTGCGGTGGTTGGAGCTCACTCAAGTCAGGGAAACGCGAGCCGTCCTCAGGGCACCCACCAAAAGAGATTCACACGTCTACCGCGAGATTTTAGCGCCAGTACAATAAGCCAGTCCTTTTGACTACCTGCGATTCTGGATCATGTCGAGTAACCTTAAACaacctgggccttgtttagattacctcaaaatttcaagttttttcactctctttccatcacatcaatttttggacgtatgcatggagtattaaatgtaggtaaaaaaaataactaattacacagtttggttgtaaattacgagacgaatcttttgagcctagttagtccatgatcagataaaatttgtcaaatacaaacgaaacgtgctacagtgtccagattgcaaaaatttacaatctaaatgAGGCCCTGGGCACGGAAAGTGTAGGAAAAGATAGTGGCGTACAGTCAAAAGGGCGCAGCCCACCAGACGACACCAAGCCAATAATCTGTTCGGCTGGGCTGGACTGAAATGGAAACTGTTCACGCTAGATTTTACTGTTCACACTGGAattttgtgaaagaaaaatactactcTAGCTGAAAAAAAAAAGCGAGCCAGCTAGCTGAAAACGACCAGCCAAATTGATTACTCTCAGTAGATGGTACCTGGCTGGCTGGCTACCTGCTCTAATCCAAGCGTGCTGTGTTGCATTGTGACATGCGAGTATGTGACACTTAACCACTCACTCCTGTCATCGCTGGCTACTGGATATTTTTATCGGCATTTCCTTGACTTGGATCAGCAATGGGCAATGGCGTTGAAATTCAGTGGGACGCGGTTGGCATGGCAAGCGGGGGCCTGCCTGGCTGACGTACCCGTCCGGCAAGCAACATGTGCCTCGCACTGTGACCGTGGACGGGTCCGATTGCCTCACCAGGCAGGCTACGAACCAACGCCCTCTTGAATTCTCGTGATCTTGGGGGCGGTTTTGAACAAGAAGTCAAGAAGTCGCCCTCGGGGGTCAAAGGCTCACAGCATCGGATCGTTCGCACTGAAACGCCAGAGCGAAGTTCAGTCGTAGACTACTCCTCTATTACTTCACTCCAATCGCTCCCGTCTAGAGCGCCTGTGTTGCAGCGTAACGCGGCTCGCGAACGCGGACGCGATGGGTTGCCCCCGCTTGCACCTCCTCCCACTCTTCCTGCTCCTCGCCGCGGTTTCCTCTGACCACGCGCCCGtgctcgccgccgccgaggagttCACCTACAACGGCTTCGGCGCCGCCAACCTCTCGCTCGACGGCATGTCCGTGGTGGCGCCGAACGGCCTCCTGGTGCTCAGCAACGGCACCAGCCAGATGGCCGGCCACGCGTTCCACCCGGCGCCCGTCCGCCTGCGGGACGGCGGCCCCGGCGGCGCCGTCAGGTCCTTCTCGGCGGCGTTCGTCTTCGCCATCGTCTCCAACTTCACCGTGCTCAGCGACAACGGCATGGCGTTCGTGGTGGCGCCCAGCACCAAGCTGTCCACCTTCAACGCGGGGCAGTACCTGGGCATCCTCAACGTCACCGACAACGGCAAGGACGGCAACCGCGTCCTGTTCGTTGAGCTCGACACCATGCTCAACCCGGAGTTCCAGGACATGAACAGCAACCACCTCGGCGTCAACGTGAACAGCATGAGGTCGCTGCAGAACCACAGCGCCGGCTACTACGACGACGCCACTGGTGTGTTCAACAACCTCAGCCTCATCAGCCGCCAGGCCATGCAGGTCTGGGTCGACTACGACGGCGCCACCACGCGGCTGGACGTCACGATGGCGCCCCTCGACGTGCCCAAGCCCAGGAATCCGCTCATCTCCGCGCCGGTCAACCTCTCGGCGGTCGGGACGGACGACGACACCGCCTACGTCGGCTTCTCGGCGGCCACGGGTGTCATCTACACGCGCCACTACGTTCTGGGCTGGAGCTTCGCCACGGACGGCGCGGCCCCGCCGCTGGACATCTCGAAGCTCCCGGCGCTGCCGCGGTTCGGGCCCAAGCCCCGGTCCAAGGTGCTGGAGATCGTGCTCCCGATCGCCACCGCGGCGTTCGTCCTCGCGCTGGTCATCGGCGCCTTCCTGTTGGTGCGGAGGCGGGTGAGGTACGCCGAGGTGCGCGAGGACTGGGAGGTGGAGTTCGGCCCCCACCGCTTCTCGTACAAGGAGCTCTACCACGCGACCAAGGGGTTCAAGAACAAGATGCTGCTCGGCACCGGCGGCTTCGGGAGGGTGTACAAGGGCGTGCTCCCCAAGGCCAAACTTGAGATCGCCGTGAAGAGGGTCTCCCACGACTCGAAGCAGGGtatgaaggagttcatcgcggaggTGGTCAGCATCGGCCACCTCCGCCACCGGAACCTCGTGCAGCTGCTGGGCTACTGCAGGCGGAAGGGAGAGCTGCTGCTGGTGTACGACTACATGTCCAACGGCAGCCTGGACAAGTACCTGCACGACAAGACCAGGCCCGTCCTGGACTGGGAGCAGAGGTTCCACATCATCAAGGGCGTCGCCTCCGGCATGCTCTACCTCCACGAGGACTGGGAGAAGATCGTCATCCACCGGGACATCAAGGCCAGCAACGTGCTCCTCGACGGCGACATGAACGGCCGGCTGGGCGACTTCGGCCTGGCGAGGCTGTACGACCACGGCGTGGACCCGCAGACGACGCACGTGGTGGGCACCATGGGGTACCTCGCCCCGGAGCTGGTGCGCACGGGGAAGGCGACCCCGGTGACGGACGTGTTCGCCTTCGGCGTCTTCGTGCTGGAGGTGGCCTGCGGCCGCCGCCCGCTCGGGTGCATCGCGCCCGATGAGCAGAACGTGCTGCTGGACTGGGTGCAGGAGCACGACCGCAAGGGGGCCGCCCTCGACACGGTGGACGCGCGGCTGTGCGGCAAGTACGACGCCGACGAGGCCCGGCTGGTGATCAGGCTGGGGCTGATGTGCGCGCACCCGTTGCCCGACACGCGGCCCGGCATGCGGCAGGTCGTGCAGTACCTGGAGGGCGACACGCCGATGCCCGAGGTGGCGCCGACGTACGTGAGCTACACCATGCTGGCGCTGATGCAGAACGACGGGTTCGACTCCTTCGCCATGTCTTTCCCGTCCACGGTCACGTCGGGCGTCAGCCCCGTCTCCGGCGGGTTCTCTTCGGTGTCCGGCCTCTCCGGCGGAAGGTGAACAAGGGACACGGTCGCTGTCAGAGTAGGCCTTTGCCCGTCTTGCGTTGCTAGGTCTTTCCTGTGACATAGTTGTACTGTAACTGTAATCCCAGAGTGGTAAATTTCT from Miscanthus floridulus cultivar M001 chromosome 11, ASM1932011v1, whole genome shotgun sequence includes these protein-coding regions:
- the LOC136493256 gene encoding L-type lectin-domain containing receptor kinase SIT2, translated to MLPHLALLLFLGLGGLLLLPAASAADEQFVFDGFKGANLSFDGMATVTPDGLLMLTNGTSQLKGHAFYPAPLRFRRAPNGTATAMQSFSTAFVIGIIGAYEDLSSHGMAFVVAKSSNFTSALPGQFMGLVSSATNGNATNHLFAVEFDTILNSEFNDMSGNHVGVDVNGLNSVDADNAGYYDDATGAFRNMSLVSRKAMQVWVDFDGQTMQVNVTMAPLEAAARPKKPLLSTTVNLSSVIDDTAYVGFSSATGILFCRHYVLGWSFKMNGAAPAMNVSALPTLPVTFPKPRSKTLEIVLPIASAVLVFAVAAAVFAFLRRRRMYAEVKEEWEASFGPHRFSYKDLFHATDGFSDRRLLGIGGFGRVYRGVLASKMEVAVKKVAHGSRQGMREFVAEVVSIGRLRHRNLVQLLGYCRRKGELLLVYDYMPNGSLDKYLYDQSKIALGWGQRFRILKGVASGLLYLHEDWEQVVVHRDIKASNVLLDREMNARLGDFGLARLYDHGTDPHTTHVVGTMGYMAPELGHTGRASKASDVFAFGAFMLEVACGRKPVVQDARDNRLVLVDWVLDRWRAGSVTDTVDPRLQGDFDEREASLVLRLGLLCSHPLPGARPGMRQIVQYLDGDAPLPELSPTYQGLNMLSLMQDQGFDPYIMSFPMTSTGTSTISDLSGGR
- the LOC136493257 gene encoding L-type lectin-domain containing receptor kinase SIT2-like, which translates into the protein MGCPRLHLLPLFLLLAAVSSDHAPVLAAAEEFTYNGFGAANLSLDGMSVVAPNGLLVLSNGTSQMAGHAFHPAPVRLRDGGPGGAVRSFSAAFVFAIVSNFTVLSDNGMAFVVAPSTKLSTFNAGQYLGILNVTDNGKDGNRVLFVELDTMLNPEFQDMNSNHLGVNVNSMRSLQNHSAGYYDDATGVFNNLSLISRQAMQVWVDYDGATTRLDVTMAPLDVPKPRNPLISAPVNLSAVGTDDDTAYVGFSAATGVIYTRHYVLGWSFATDGAAPPLDISKLPALPRFGPKPRSKVLEIVLPIATAAFVLALVIGAFLLVRRRVRYAEVREDWEVEFGPHRFSYKELYHATKGFKNKMLLGTGGFGRVYKGVLPKAKLEIAVKRVSHDSKQGMKEFIAEVVSIGHLRHRNLVQLLGYCRRKGELLLVYDYMSNGSLDKYLHDKTRPVLDWEQRFHIIKGVASGMLYLHEDWEKIVIHRDIKASNVLLDGDMNGRLGDFGLARLYDHGVDPQTTHVVGTMGYLAPELVRTGKATPVTDVFAFGVFVLEVACGRRPLGCIAPDEQNVLLDWVQEHDRKGAALDTVDARLCGKYDADEARLVIRLGLMCAHPLPDTRPGMRQVVQYLEGDTPMPEVAPTYVSYTMLALMQNDGFDSFAMSFPSTVTSGVSPVSGGFSSVSGLSGGR